In Aricia agestis chromosome 14, ilAriAges1.1, whole genome shotgun sequence, one genomic interval encodes:
- the LOC121733752 gene encoding 60S ribosomal protein L26, protein MKYNKLVTSSRRKNRKRHFSAPSHIRRVLMSAPLSKELRQKFNVKSMPIRKDDEVQVVRGHYKGQQVGKVVQVYRKKFVVYIERIQREKANGATAYVGIHPSKCVIVKLKMNKDRKAILDRRAKGRRAALGLDKGKYTEETAAAAMEVS, encoded by the exons ATGAAGTACAATAAACTGGTAACGTCCTCAAGAAGGAAGAACAGGAAGCGTCATTTCAGTGCGCCTTCACACATCAGAAGAGTGCTTATGTCCGCTCCCCTATCCAAAGAGCTGAGACAAAAATTCAACGTTAAATCTATGCCAATCCGCAAAGACGACGAGGTCCAG GTTGTCCGCGGCCACTACAAGGGCCAGCAGGTGGGCAAAGTAGTCCAGGTCTACAGGAAGAAGTTTGTGGTGTACATTGAGAGGATCCAGCGTGAGAAGGCCAACGGAGCCACCGCATATGTCGGCATCCACCCCTCAAAG TGCGTGATCGTCAAACTAAAGATGAACAAGGACCGTAAGGCCATCCTCGACCGCAGAGCGAAGGGCAGACGAGCGGCTCTGGGTCTGGACAAGGGCAAGTACACGGAAGAGACTGCTGCCGCCGCGATGGAGGTCTCGTAA